One Miscanthus floridulus cultivar M001 chromosome 11, ASM1932011v1, whole genome shotgun sequence DNA window includes the following coding sequences:
- the LOC136492067 gene encoding uncharacterized protein — translation MLQKKPKEVVEERHSKNGPAQSSVEGRIRTKEERDEVNMHVANFLYECRIPLDAINSRSLEIMCEAIGQYGPRYRPPSYHEARVPLLGKAVEHINKIKEKHEAAWKQYGCTLMSDGWTDRRGHHLINFLVNSPEGTFFLESVDASSEVHDALMLADLLQQRIDLIGRDKVVQVVTDNGANYKAACKLLMERIPTLFWTPCAAQCLGLMLEDIGKMKEFSKPNARARQVTTFIYRHRRLLDAMREKTGGRDLVRPGVSRFATAFLTLRSLHTHKDALKFLFVSDDWTKSKLARTEAGKKVHDTILSTEFWNSVEDCLRASQPLIILLRIVDGDERPAMPEVQFCMEYAKKKIKENFPIRGKADLLKRILAIIDKCWEDQMDQPLYGAALYLNPNKYFDLKTDDVMAGKLRSAFTEILSKMVPGQDLQNKIDGQALEYEDLRGSFSNKIAINNIKTKSPIEWWHSYGGKAIELQRFAKRVVGLCASASGCERCWSTFESIHTKKRNRLEHKRLNDLVYVQYNRKMTVGFQKRHEKGAGSFDPLCLEDFDWNNEWVDVDAEPVHNGRGLKITWDQVDEAVAATAPIRRTYEPQEDEDMEDDSSDEEYLVDDVEVDDYGEIAPIVADESDQAAAGGGNSDPFVMEDDFY, via the exons ATGCTTCAGAAAAAACCTAAAGAAGTGGTCGAGGAAAGGCATTCTAAGAATGGACCTGCACAAAGCAGTGTGGAGGGAAGGATAAGGACCAAGGAAGAAAGAGATGAAGTCAATATGCATGTGGCCAATTTCTTATATGAGTGTAGAATACCACTCGATGCTATCAACTCAAGGAGCCTTGAGATTATGTGTGAGGCCATTGGGCAGTATGGACCTAGATATAGACCTCCTAGCTACCATGAGGCGAGGGTGCCATTGCTTGGAAAGGCTGTGGAACATATCAACAAAATAAAGGAGAAGCATGAGGCTGCTTGGAAGCAATATGGCTGTACACTAATGTCAGATGGGTGGACAGATAGGCGGGGCCATCACCTCATTAATTTCCTAGTCAATAGTCCAGAGGGGACTTTCTTCTTAGAGTCTGTTGATGCATCCAGTGAAGTACATGATGCACTAATGTTGGCAGATTTACTACAGCAGAGAATTGATCTCATTGGAAGAGACAAGGTTGTTCAAGTGGTCACTGACAACGGTGCTAATTATAAGGCAGCTTGCAAGCTTCTTATGGAAAGAATTCCAACACTGTTCTGGACCCCTTGTGCAGCACAATGTTTGGGCCTCATGCTAGAGGACATTGGCAAAATGAAGGAGTTTAGCAAGCCTAATGCACGTGCAAGACAAGTTACTACCTTTATTTATAGGCACAGGAGGCTTCTTGATGCAATGAGGGAGAAGACAGGAGGTAGAGATCTTGTTAGACCAGGAGTATCTCGTTTTGCTACTGCTTTCCTCACTTTGCGCAGCCTACACACTCATAAGGATGCTCTGAAATTCCTATTTGTAAGTGATGACTGGACTAAGTCCAAATTGGCAAGAACAGAAGCAGGAAAGAAAGTGCATGACACCATCCTTTCAACCGAATTTTGGAACTCAGTTGAGGACTGCCTGAGAGCATCACAGCCCCTTATTATTTTGTTGAGGATAGTTGATGGGGATGAGAGGCCAGCAATGCCAGaggttcagttttgtatggaatATGCAAAGAAAAAGATTAAAGAAAATTTCCCTATTAGGGGAAAGGCAGACTTGCTTAAGCGTATCTTGGCAATTATTGACAAGTGTTGGGAAGATCAAATGGACCAACCATTATATGGGGCAGCACTATatttgaacccaaacaagtattTTGACCTGAAAACAGATGATGTTATGGCTGGTAAGCTAAGGTCTGCATTTACTGAGATTCTTTCAAAAATGGTGCCTGGCCAAGATCTTCAAAACAAGATTGATGGCCAAGCTTTGGAATATGAGGACTTAAGGGGTAGCTTCAGCAACAAAATTGCAATCAACAACATCAAAACCAAGTCTCCTA TTGAATGGTGGCATTCATATGGTGGCAAAGCCATAGAGCTTCAAAGATTTGCAAAACGTGTTGTTGGGCTTTGTGCTTCGGCTTCAGGTTGTGAGCGTTGTTGGAGCACATTTGAGTCA ATTCATACTAAGAAAAGAAACAGGTTAGAGCATAAAAGGCTTAATGATTTGGTCTATGTTCAGTACAACCGAAAGATGACAGTGGGGTTTCAAAAGCGACATGAGAAAGGAGCAGGTAGCTTTGATCCTTTGTGTTTGGAAGACTTTGATTGGAACAATGAATGGGTTGATGTGGATGCAGAACCAGTCCATAATGGTCGTGGACTTAAAATTACATGGGATCAAGTTGATGAGGCTGTTG CAGCTACTGCCCCAATTAGGAGGACTTATGAACCACAAGAGGATGAAGACATGGAAGATGATAGCTCTGATGAAGAATATCTAGTTGATGATGTGGAAGTTGATGACTATGGTGAAATTGCACCTATTGTTGCTGACGAAAGTGATCaagctgctgctggtggtggcaATTCAGATCCTTTTGTGATGGAGGATGACTTCTATTGA